The proteins below are encoded in one region of Micromonospora pisi:
- a CDS encoding spermidine synthase — MARKRGPDRLGVRVDTGLAELVPDPDRPRAFTLNLDGAPQSHVDLDDPTHLEFEYIRRMAAAIDLIAPAGQPLRVLHLGGGALTLPRYVAQTRPGSTQRVVEVDAALVELVRRELPWPPQARLKVRVADARQALESSPDDSYDLVIADVFAGARTPARLTSVEFAGAVARVLRPAGTYLVNIADGPPLRHVRAQVATVGSVLPMACLVADAAVLRGRRYGNLVLVAGRVAPPVAELTRRAAGDWFPGRVLADDELDRFAGGAKVVVDATATASAPPPAGTFGVAG; from the coding sequence ATGGCACGTAAACGAGGTCCGGATCGACTTGGCGTACGGGTCGACACCGGCCTCGCCGAACTGGTGCCCGATCCCGACCGGCCGCGCGCGTTCACGCTCAACCTGGACGGCGCACCGCAGTCGCACGTCGACCTGGACGACCCGACCCATCTCGAGTTCGAGTACATCCGTCGGATGGCCGCCGCGATCGACCTGATCGCCCCGGCCGGGCAGCCGCTGCGGGTGCTGCACCTCGGCGGCGGCGCGCTGACCCTGCCCCGGTACGTCGCCCAGACCCGGCCCGGCTCCACCCAGCGGGTGGTCGAGGTCGACGCCGCCCTGGTCGAACTGGTCCGGCGGGAGCTGCCCTGGCCACCGCAGGCCCGCCTGAAGGTACGGGTGGCGGACGCCCGGCAGGCCCTGGAATCCTCCCCGGACGACTCCTACGACCTGGTGATCGCGGACGTTTTCGCCGGTGCCCGGACCCCCGCCCGGCTGACCTCGGTGGAGTTCGCCGGTGCGGTGGCCCGGGTGCTCCGGCCGGCCGGCACCTATCTGGTCAACATCGCCGACGGGCCGCCGCTGCGGCACGTACGGGCGCAGGTCGCCACCGTCGGCTCGGTGCTGCCGATGGCCTGCCTGGTCGCCGACGCGGCGGTGCTGCGCGGCCGGCGGTACGGCAACCTGGTGCTGGTCGCGGGCCGGGTCGCCCCGCCGGTGGCCGAACTGACCCGTCGCGCGGCCGGGGACTGGTTTCCGGGCCGGGTCCTGGCCGACGACGAACTCGACCGCTTCGCCGGCGGGGCCAAGGTGGTGGTGGACGCGACCGCGACCGCCTCCGCCCCGCCCCCGGCCGGCACCTTCGGCGTCGCCGGGTGA
- a CDS encoding SDR family oxidoreductase, producing the protein MTTNMTALITGANKGIGFATARQLGGRGFTVLVGARDPERGREAERALRDAGTDAHAVTLDVTDEESVASAAKWIDDRYGQLDVLVNNAGIALGDGTGQPSETRLATLRTVYETNVFGVVAVTNALLPLLLAAPGARIVNVSSEVGSIGTMTDPTNPLFPFASVPYPSSKTALNMVTAMYAKELRDTVIKVNAANPGYCATDLNHHGGFRTPDQGAEVSVHLATLPGDGPSGLLWGYLTDGSYGVLPW; encoded by the coding sequence ATGACCACGAACATGACCGCCCTGATCACCGGGGCGAACAAGGGAATCGGATTCGCCACCGCCCGGCAGCTCGGCGGGCGCGGCTTCACCGTGCTGGTCGGCGCCCGCGACCCGGAGCGGGGCCGGGAGGCGGAACGGGCACTGCGCGACGCCGGCACCGACGCGCACGCCGTGACCCTGGACGTCACCGACGAAGAGTCCGTGGCCAGCGCCGCGAAGTGGATCGACGACCGGTACGGCCAGCTCGACGTGCTGGTGAACAACGCGGGGATCGCGCTCGGCGACGGAACCGGACAGCCGAGCGAGACCCGGTTGGCGACCCTGCGGACGGTGTACGAGACGAACGTCTTCGGGGTCGTCGCGGTCACCAACGCACTGCTGCCGCTGCTGCTGGCCGCGCCGGGCGCCCGGATCGTGAACGTCTCCAGCGAGGTCGGTTCGATCGGCACCATGACCGACCCGACGAACCCGCTGTTCCCGTTCGCCTCGGTGCCGTACCCGTCGTCGAAGACGGCGCTCAACATGGTCACCGCCATGTACGCCAAGGAGCTGCGGGACACGGTGATCAAGGTGAACGCGGCGAATCCCGGCTACTGCGCGACCGACCTGAACCACCACGGCGGGTTCCGTACCCCGGATCAGGGGGCCGAGGTCAGTGTGCACCTGGCCACCCTGCCCGGGGACGGGCCGAGCGGACTGTTGTGGGGTTACCTGACGGACGGCTCGTACGGCGTACTGCCCTGGTAG
- a CDS encoding exonuclease SbcCD subunit D, translating to MKILHTSDWHIGKVLKGQSRVAEQVAVLAQLVEVARAERPDLVIVAGDLYDTAAPTPEATRLVTRALTALRATGAQVVAVGGNHDNGPALDALRPWADAAGVALRGSVRDTPDEHLVDGVTDGGERWRLVALPFLSQRYAVRATEMYELTAAEANQTYADHIGRLFRRLTESFTEPDRVHLVTAHLTVVGAMAGGGERESQTVLGYAVPATVFPTNAHYVALGHLHRSQQVPGPAPIRYSGSPLAIDFGEEENHPSVTIVEVTTSTAAKVRQVPITAAAPLRTVRGTLAELAELAPPEGWLRVYVRETPRAGLREEVQALLPRALEVRVDPELLAAASRTRAAPRAGRSPRELFGDYLESREPEADDVRDLFDELYEEVGG from the coding sequence GTGAAGATCCTGCACACCTCCGACTGGCACATCGGCAAAGTCCTCAAGGGACAGTCACGGGTCGCCGAGCAGGTGGCCGTACTGGCCCAGCTGGTCGAGGTCGCCCGCGCCGAGCGCCCCGACCTGGTCATCGTCGCCGGTGACCTCTACGACACCGCCGCGCCCACACCGGAGGCGACCCGGCTGGTCACCCGGGCGCTGACCGCACTGCGCGCCACCGGGGCGCAGGTCGTCGCGGTCGGCGGCAACCACGACAACGGCCCGGCACTGGACGCGTTGCGGCCGTGGGCCGACGCGGCCGGGGTGGCGCTGCGAGGCAGTGTCCGGGACACCCCGGACGAGCACCTGGTCGACGGGGTGACCGACGGTGGCGAACGGTGGCGGCTGGTCGCGCTGCCGTTCCTCTCCCAGCGGTACGCGGTCCGCGCCACCGAGATGTACGAGCTGACCGCCGCCGAGGCGAACCAGACCTACGCCGACCACATCGGACGGCTGTTCCGACGGCTCACCGAGAGCTTCACCGAACCGGACCGGGTGCACCTGGTCACCGCCCACCTGACCGTGGTCGGCGCGATGGCCGGCGGCGGCGAGCGGGAGTCGCAGACCGTACTCGGCTACGCGGTGCCCGCGACGGTCTTCCCGACCAACGCCCACTACGTCGCCCTCGGCCACCTGCACCGGTCCCAGCAGGTGCCCGGCCCGGCGCCGATCCGCTACAGCGGCAGCCCGCTGGCGATCGACTTCGGCGAGGAGGAGAACCACCCCTCGGTCACCATCGTCGAGGTGACCACCAGCACCGCAGCCAAGGTACGTCAGGTGCCGATCACCGCCGCCGCTCCGCTGCGTACCGTCCGCGGCACCCTGGCCGAGCTGGCCGAACTGGCGCCACCGGAGGGCTGGCTGCGGGTGTACGTACGGGAGACGCCCCGGGCCGGACTGCGCGAGGAGGTGCAGGCGCTGCTCCCCCGCGCCCTGGAGGTACGGGTCGACCCGGAGCTGCTCGCCGCCGCGTCCCGTACCCGGGCGGCGCCCCGGGCCGGCCGCTCCCCGCGGGAGCTCTTCGGCGACTACCTGGAGAGCCGGGAACCGGAAGCCGACGACGTACGCGACCTGTTCGACGAGCTGTACGAGGAGGTGGGCGGGTAG
- a CDS encoding ATP-binding protein, producing MSDPLASGTPDNPGEEVGRVLGTADATPLQFWTAVAPGSYLQLDDVVVTRRELPDREPVTIAGVVTQVRARHEGAQFDSDVFAIADGTLPAQVQEAAEITTTRVDPEFYVPPSPGALVHRAQGEARDSALHFDRMERRVPMGTGRDGVPVFLNADFLDGSRGAHVSISGISGVATKTSFATFLLYSVFRSGVLGGDAVNAKALIFNVKGEDLLFLDHPNTRLDAATTAAYAKLGLTAGAFPDVRVYAPPRAGDASGTPDVSSRLTGVDSFYWTLTEFCADRLLPYVFADADDERQQYTMVVHSVTAHLHRYAQPADGGVSIDGVRVHSYPDLVDHIVEQLTDEETRSTWAGSAINTGTVNAFARRLINSKKDLGRLIRGDLATRRPHRINTAESAQVTVVDLHNLPDRAQRFVVGVTLKTEFENKEKTGTAKPLLFVVLDELNKYAPREGSSPIKEVLLDIAERGRSLGVILIGAQQTASEVERRIVTNSAIRVVGRLDPAEASRPEYGFLPPAQRQRALLAKPGTMFVNQPDIPVPLCLEFPFPAWATRVSEAGQAPSETLRSITQAADPFAVVGSGAGALTDDDIPF from the coding sequence ATGAGCGACCCGCTGGCCAGCGGCACACCGGACAACCCGGGCGAGGAGGTCGGCCGGGTGCTCGGCACCGCCGACGCCACCCCGTTGCAGTTCTGGACCGCGGTCGCCCCCGGCAGCTACCTGCAACTCGACGACGTGGTGGTGACCCGTCGTGAGCTGCCCGACCGGGAACCGGTGACGATCGCCGGGGTGGTCACCCAGGTCCGGGCCCGGCACGAGGGCGCCCAGTTCGACTCCGACGTCTTCGCCATCGCCGACGGCACCCTGCCGGCCCAGGTGCAGGAGGCGGCCGAGATCACCACCACCCGGGTCGACCCGGAGTTCTACGTGCCCCCCTCCCCGGGCGCGCTGGTCCACCGGGCACAGGGCGAGGCACGCGACTCGGCGCTGCACTTCGACCGGATGGAGCGGCGGGTGCCGATGGGGACCGGCCGGGACGGGGTGCCGGTCTTCCTCAACGCCGACTTCCTCGACGGCAGCCGGGGCGCACACGTCTCGATCTCCGGCATCTCCGGGGTGGCGACCAAGACCAGTTTCGCCACCTTCCTGCTCTACTCGGTGTTCCGCTCCGGTGTGCTCGGCGGCGACGCGGTCAACGCGAAGGCGCTGATCTTCAACGTCAAGGGCGAGGACCTGCTCTTCCTGGACCATCCGAACACCCGGCTCGACGCGGCCACCACTGCGGCGTACGCGAAACTCGGGCTCACCGCCGGCGCCTTCCCCGACGTACGGGTCTACGCCCCGCCGAGGGCCGGGGACGCCTCCGGCACCCCGGACGTCAGCAGCCGGTTGACCGGGGTGGACAGCTTCTACTGGACGCTGACCGAGTTCTGTGCCGACCGGCTGCTGCCGTACGTCTTCGCCGACGCCGACGACGAACGCCAGCAGTACACGATGGTGGTCCACTCGGTCACCGCGCACCTGCACCGCTACGCCCAGCCGGCCGACGGCGGGGTGAGCATCGACGGGGTCCGGGTGCACTCCTACCCCGACCTGGTCGACCACATCGTCGAGCAGCTCACCGACGAGGAGACCCGCTCCACCTGGGCCGGCAGCGCGATCAACACCGGCACGGTGAACGCCTTCGCCCGACGACTGATCAACAGCAAGAAGGACCTGGGCCGGCTGATCCGGGGCGACCTGGCCACCCGCCGTCCGCACCGGATCAACACGGCGGAGAGCGCCCAGGTCACCGTGGTCGACCTGCACAACCTGCCGGACCGGGCGCAGCGCTTCGTGGTCGGCGTGACGCTCAAGACCGAGTTCGAGAACAAGGAGAAGACCGGCACCGCCAAGCCGCTGCTCTTCGTCGTCCTCGACGAACTCAACAAGTACGCCCCGCGCGAGGGCTCCTCCCCGATCAAGGAGGTGCTGCTCGACATCGCCGAGCGCGGTCGTTCCCTCGGGGTGATCCTGATCGGCGCCCAGCAGACCGCCAGCGAGGTCGAGCGACGGATCGTGACCAACTCGGCGATCCGGGTGGTCGGCCGGCTCGACCCGGCCGAGGCGTCCCGCCCCGAGTACGGCTTCCTCCCCCCGGCCCAACGCCAGCGGGCCCTGCTCGCCAAACCCGGCACGATGTTCGTCAACCAGCCGGACATCCCGGTCCCGCTCTGCCTGGAGTTCCCCTTCCCCGCCTGGGCCACCCGGGTCTCCGAGGCCGGCCAGGCCCCGTCGGAGACGCTGCGCTCGATCACCCAGGCGGCCGACCCGTTCGCGGTGGTCGGCTCCGGGGCCGGCGCGCTGACCGACGACGACATCCCGTTCTGA
- a CDS encoding GIY-YIG nuclease family protein: protein MLNLTRDDLLAGFTAAQPYTIEAAAAAPSSPGVHVVVDGAAVVYVGWTGNLRRRLRQHLTGSRGSSPLHDQVGQILDTPGSAAPAADIAEWLGRCTVRWQETENPEGAKDALVVALHPCFNRQVPRQRRAPAGRA from the coding sequence ATGCTCAACCTCACCCGTGACGATCTGCTGGCCGGCTTCACCGCCGCTCAGCCGTACACCATCGAAGCCGCCGCCGCCGCTCCCAGCTCGCCCGGCGTGCACGTGGTCGTCGACGGTGCCGCGGTCGTCTACGTCGGCTGGACCGGCAACCTGCGGCGCCGGCTCCGGCAGCACCTCACCGGCAGCCGCGGCTCGTCGCCACTGCACGACCAGGTCGGCCAGATCCTCGACACCCCGGGCAGCGCGGCGCCGGCCGCCGACATCGCCGAATGGCTGGGCCGCTGCACGGTCCGCTGGCAGGAGACCGAGAACCCGGAGGGTGCGAAGGACGCGCTGGTCGTGGCGTTGCACCCGTGCTTCAACCGGCAGGTGCCCCGGCAGCGCAGGGCACCCGCCGGTCGGGCCTGA
- a CDS encoding anti-sigma factor family protein: MSRSDHFDVASYALGVLDEEDTVRFEEHLADCWACAGELESMLPVVDLLAEVDGDDLAVMERSTANDQLVTRALNVVSLDRRRARKQRVLSLAAGVVVVALLSGLALVAGASWVGGTNNTGTNSALPTPSFTGGGFGGPEMADAEKLTVTDKDTGVKADLLLDARPFGTQVSFALSNLTGPRTCRLVVLRKNGDPEVLSSWTVPPEGYGTPAHPEPLLLQSTTSAQRTDIDRMQVQAVDAKGTPTALVTVPL, encoded by the coding sequence ATGAGCCGGTCCGACCACTTCGACGTCGCCTCGTACGCCCTGGGCGTGCTCGACGAGGAGGACACCGTCCGGTTCGAGGAGCACCTGGCCGACTGCTGGGCCTGCGCCGGCGAACTGGAATCGATGCTGCCGGTGGTCGACCTGCTCGCCGAGGTGGACGGTGACGACCTCGCGGTGATGGAGCGGTCCACCGCCAACGACCAGCTCGTCACCCGGGCACTGAACGTGGTCAGCCTCGACCGGCGCCGGGCCCGCAAGCAGCGGGTCCTCAGCCTGGCCGCGGGCGTGGTCGTGGTGGCGCTGCTGAGCGGCCTGGCCCTGGTCGCCGGGGCGAGCTGGGTCGGCGGCACGAACAACACCGGCACCAACAGCGCGCTGCCGACCCCGTCGTTCACCGGTGGTGGGTTCGGCGGCCCGGAGATGGCCGACGCGGAGAAGTTGACCGTGACGGACAAGGACACCGGTGTGAAGGCGGATCTGCTGCTGGACGCCCGGCCGTTCGGCACCCAGGTGTCGTTCGCGCTGAGCAACCTCACCGGTCCGCGTACCTGCCGGCTGGTGGTGCTGCGCAAGAACGGCGATCCCGAGGTGCTGTCGAGCTGGACCGTGCCGCCGGAGGGTTACGGCACCCCGGCCCACCCGGAGCCGTTGCTGTTGCAGAGCACCACGTCGGCGCAGCGGACCGACATCGACCGGATGCAGGTGCAGGCGGTCGACGCGAAGGGAACGCCGACGGCGCTGGTGACCGTTCCCCTGTAG
- a CDS encoding AAA family ATPase translates to MRPLRLDLAGFTVFREPTTIDFTDADFFALVGPTGSGKSTVLDAICFVLYGTVPRWGGTRGIANALAPSAVEARVRLVFDSAGSRYVATRVVRRDSRGNVKTGNAGLQLMPDGFDVTKLDTGMSPEDLGEVIAGTPAEMEAAVLTAVGLPYEQFTSCVVLPQGQFADFLHAKPAARQEILVNLLGLGVYQKVQQAATARAVGAEARLAAVDQVLHGLTDADEQTLAAATAHLDAMRRLDADVRAAVPELHRARAAADAAAARLTALDEELAELDRIHPPADVAAVTRAVADARAAAAETASAVTLAEEAEEKVRGELAAAGDATTLRLLLQAHTERDRVAAEAESLGAGLATAEAEHARAVAALDQVRAAAARADTELEAARRAYQEAQTADRAAALRGHLTAGAPCPVCEQEVHVVPAVPAGSAVTAAEAAGHAARTAADAATKLLAERDRAARALERDLDRARARHDQLAAALAELDGRLVDSPGPTALRRELAALDRLRGQLDQAGTAVRTAREASRRARVAVETAEERVRLAGRDFDTARDRIARLGPPAADRDDLSAAWAALREWSARETDRRRADRVDAAASVTGARAATETVAAGINALFADAGVNGFTGRAGGSEPDPVAAAAVAVVAAEAEVRRLTERREQAEELTAKRVEHENAARTARSLAGHLRANNFERWLLAEALDLLVDGASRILRELTGGQYELTHDKGEFSVIDQHDAGLRRGVRTLSGGETFQASLALALALSEQLAGLSTTTASLESILLDEGFGTLDVATLDTVAATLETLAARGDRMVGVVTHVPALAERVPVRYEIRKDARTARVERVG, encoded by the coding sequence GTGCGTCCGCTCCGGCTCGACCTGGCGGGTTTCACCGTCTTCCGTGAACCCACCACCATCGACTTCACCGACGCCGACTTCTTCGCCCTGGTCGGACCGACCGGTTCGGGCAAGTCGACCGTGCTCGACGCGATCTGCTTCGTCCTCTACGGCACCGTGCCCCGCTGGGGCGGCACCCGGGGCATCGCCAACGCGCTCGCCCCGTCCGCCGTCGAGGCCCGGGTCCGGCTGGTCTTCGACTCCGCCGGCTCCCGCTACGTGGCGACCCGGGTGGTCCGGCGGGACAGCCGGGGCAACGTGAAGACCGGCAACGCCGGGCTGCAACTGATGCCCGACGGCTTCGACGTGACCAAACTCGACACCGGGATGAGCCCGGAGGATCTCGGCGAGGTGATCGCCGGCACCCCGGCCGAGATGGAGGCGGCGGTGCTGACCGCGGTCGGCCTGCCGTACGAGCAGTTCACCAGTTGCGTGGTGCTGCCGCAGGGGCAGTTCGCCGACTTCCTGCACGCCAAACCGGCCGCCCGGCAGGAGATCCTGGTCAACCTGCTCGGCCTCGGCGTCTACCAGAAGGTTCAGCAGGCGGCGACGGCACGGGCGGTGGGGGCCGAGGCGCGACTCGCCGCCGTCGACCAGGTGCTGCACGGGCTCACCGACGCCGACGAGCAGACCCTCGCCGCCGCCACCGCACACCTCGACGCGATGCGCCGGCTCGACGCGGACGTCCGGGCCGCCGTACCCGAGCTGCACCGGGCCCGCGCGGCGGCGGACGCCGCAGCCGCGCGGCTCACCGCCCTCGACGAAGAACTCGCCGAACTCGACCGGATCCACCCGCCGGCCGACGTCGCCGCCGTCACCCGGGCGGTGGCCGACGCGCGCGCCGCCGCCGCCGAGACCGCGTCGGCGGTCACCCTCGCCGAGGAGGCCGAGGAGAAGGTACGTGGCGAGCTCGCCGCCGCCGGGGACGCCACCACCCTGCGGCTGCTGCTCCAGGCACACACCGAACGGGACCGGGTTGCCGCCGAGGCGGAGTCACTCGGCGCCGGGCTGGCCACCGCCGAGGCCGAGCACGCCCGGGCGGTGGCCGCACTCGACCAGGTACGGGCCGCCGCCGCGCGGGCCGACACCGAGTTGGAGGCGGCCCGCCGGGCGTACCAGGAGGCGCAGACCGCCGACCGGGCTGCCGCGTTGCGAGGTCACCTCACCGCCGGGGCCCCGTGCCCGGTCTGCGAGCAGGAGGTGCACGTGGTGCCGGCGGTGCCGGCCGGTTCGGCGGTGACCGCCGCCGAGGCCGCCGGGCACGCCGCCCGGACCGCCGCCGACGCCGCCACGAAACTCCTCGCCGAACGGGACCGGGCTGCCCGCGCGCTGGAGCGTGACCTGGACCGGGCGCGGGCCCGCCACGACCAGCTCGCCGCCGCCCTGGCCGAACTCGACGGCCGGCTCGTGGACTCGCCCGGCCCGACCGCGCTGCGCCGCGAACTCGCCGCCCTGGACCGGTTGCGCGGGCAGCTCGACCAGGCCGGCACAGCGGTGCGCACCGCCCGGGAGGCGTCCCGGCGGGCCCGCGTGGCGGTCGAGACGGCCGAGGAACGGGTCCGGCTCGCCGGCCGGGACTTCGACACCGCCCGCGACCGGATCGCCCGCCTCGGCCCACCCGCCGCCGACCGGGACGACCTCTCCGCCGCCTGGGCCGCCCTGCGGGAGTGGTCCGCCCGGGAGACGGACCGACGCCGGGCCGACCGGGTCGACGCCGCAGCCTCGGTCACCGGGGCGCGTGCCGCCACCGAGACCGTCGCCGCCGGCATCAACGCGCTCTTCGCCGACGCCGGGGTGAACGGCTTCACCGGCCGGGCGGGCGGATCCGAACCCGACCCGGTCGCCGCCGCGGCGGTCGCGGTGGTGGCGGCCGAGGCGGAGGTACGGCGCCTCACCGAGCGGCGCGAGCAGGCCGAGGAGCTCACCGCGAAGCGGGTCGAGCACGAGAACGCCGCCCGGACCGCCCGGTCCCTCGCCGGGCACCTACGGGCCAACAACTTCGAACGCTGGCTCCTCGCCGAAGCGCTCGACCTGCTGGTCGACGGGGCCTCCCGGATCCTGCGCGAACTCACCGGCGGGCAGTACGAACTCACCCACGACAAGGGCGAGTTCTCCGTCATCGACCAGCACGACGCGGGGCTGCGCCGGGGCGTACGCACGCTTTCCGGCGGGGAGACCTTCCAGGCGTCCCTGGCCCTGGCGCTCGCCCTCTCCGAGCAGCTCGCCGGCCTCTCCACCACCACCGCCAGCCTGGAGTCGATCCTGCTCGACGAGGGCTTCGGCACCCTGGACGTGGCCACACTGGACACCGTCGCGGCGACCCTGGAGACACTCGCCGCCCGAGGGGACAGGATGGTCGGCGTGGTGACCCACGTACCGGCCCTGGCGGAACGGGTGCCGGTCCGGTACGAGATCCGCAAGGACGCCCGTACGGCCAGGGTGGAGCGGGTCGGATGA
- a CDS encoding NAD(P)/FAD-dependent oxidoreductase: protein MRRRRGPRSAYDRVVVVGAGRAGVAAAEELRRAGFRGEVRVLGDEPSAPYDRPACSKGLLTGHRRPSDVRMPVLDGAEIDWHLGRRAVHLDPDARIVTTDTGERFGYDGLVIATGARTALPRDWPVGEPGLHTLRTLADAWALRGALRDAQRVVVIGAGLTGCEVASAVRTLARDCVLVDSSPYVLGRAVGETVGRLVTREVARDGVQLRLGRRVTGLNRRRRGWLVELDDGDELLADLVVTTTGERPDVDWLDGTGIDISDGVRCDESLRVLGVEGVVAAGTVARWPNLRYSARPRRCAQWIAALQQGRAAAHTLLAGDREVPPVTVVPRFWSDQYGLRIQVCGELPEHAEVMVTELRPGRRDVARAGVLVGYHDDGRLVGLVAVNAPHAFTSITRSMLATTTVTVPAPAAAPVTATAAVPAAAPAARRLAEAS from the coding sequence GTGAGGCGGCGGCGTGGACCACGCTCGGCGTACGACCGGGTGGTGGTGGTCGGCGCCGGTCGGGCCGGAGTGGCCGCCGCCGAGGAGCTGCGCCGGGCCGGTTTCCGTGGCGAGGTACGGGTGCTCGGCGACGAACCGAGTGCTCCGTACGACCGACCGGCCTGCTCGAAGGGGCTGCTCACCGGACACCGGCGCCCCAGCGACGTACGTATGCCGGTGCTCGACGGCGCCGAGATCGACTGGCACCTCGGCCGGCGTGCGGTGCACCTCGACCCGGACGCCCGGATCGTCACCACCGACACCGGTGAACGCTTCGGTTACGACGGGCTGGTGATCGCCACCGGTGCGCGAACCGCGTTGCCGCGCGACTGGCCGGTGGGCGAACCGGGGCTGCACACCCTGCGCACGCTCGCCGACGCCTGGGCCCTGCGCGGTGCCCTGCGCGACGCCCAACGGGTGGTGGTGATCGGCGCCGGGCTCACCGGCTGCGAGGTCGCGTCCGCCGTGCGCACCCTGGCCCGCGACTGCGTACTGGTCGACTCGTCGCCGTACGTCCTCGGCCGCGCCGTCGGCGAGACGGTCGGCCGGCTGGTCACCAGGGAGGTGGCCCGCGACGGGGTGCAGTTGCGGCTCGGCCGCCGGGTCACCGGCCTGAACCGGCGTCGCCGGGGCTGGCTGGTGGAGCTGGACGACGGGGACGAACTCCTCGCCGACCTGGTCGTGACCACCACCGGCGAACGACCCGACGTCGACTGGCTCGACGGCACCGGGATCGACATCAGCGACGGGGTGCGCTGCGACGAGAGCCTGCGGGTGCTCGGCGTCGAGGGCGTGGTCGCCGCCGGCACCGTCGCCCGCTGGCCGAACCTCCGTTACTCCGCCCGGCCGCGCCGGTGTGCACAGTGGATCGCCGCACTGCAACAGGGTCGGGCCGCCGCGCACACCCTGCTCGCCGGTGACCGCGAGGTGCCGCCGGTGACCGTGGTGCCGAGGTTCTGGTCCGATCAGTACGGGCTGCGCATCCAGGTCTGCGGCGAGCTTCCGGAGCACGCCGAGGTGATGGTCACCGAGCTGCGACCCGGTCGCCGGGACGTGGCCCGGGCCGGTGTGCTGGTCGGCTACCACGACGACGGTCGACTCGTCGGTCTGGTCGCGGTCAACGCGCCGCACGCCTTCACCTCCATCACCCGGTCCATGCTCGCCACCACCACGGTCACCGTGCCGGCCCCAGCTGCCGCGCCGGTCACCGCGACCGCCGCAGTACCGGCTGCCGCGCCGGCCGCCCGCCGGCTCGCCGAGGCCAGCTGA
- a CDS encoding helix-turn-helix transcriptional regulator has protein sequence MGGVDAGAGLRRDELAAFLRSRRARLRPLDVGLPDGIRRRTPGLRRQEVAQLAGMSIDYYIRLEQRRGPHPSRQVLMALARALMLNRDERAYLFQIAGESAPATTGPSREVAPGVRHLIDAMTETPAYVVDAKYDVLAWNRLAVHFVGDLATVPTTDRNMIRWMFRRPDSDRHWDDPDMLRFVRSSIADLRAAYGRYPGDRSIEGLVTELLGTSPRFARFWADHEVEVRRRIMKRVPHPEFGPLEFECQMLHVADADQRIIVYVPEPGSPTQAVFRRLVDRVGQSPGA, from the coding sequence ATGGGCGGGGTGGACGCGGGGGCCGGACTGCGGCGCGACGAACTGGCGGCGTTTCTGCGTAGCCGGAGGGCCCGGCTGCGCCCGCTGGACGTCGGGCTGCCCGACGGCATCCGACGCCGGACGCCGGGGCTGCGCCGGCAGGAGGTGGCCCAGCTCGCCGGCATGTCGATCGACTACTACATCCGGCTGGAGCAGCGCCGCGGCCCGCACCCGTCCCGGCAGGTGCTGATGGCGCTGGCGCGCGCGCTGATGCTGAACCGGGACGAGCGTGCGTACCTGTTCCAGATCGCGGGCGAGAGCGCGCCCGCGACGACGGGCCCGAGCCGCGAGGTGGCTCCCGGCGTACGGCACCTGATCGACGCGATGACCGAGACACCGGCGTACGTCGTCGACGCCAAGTACGACGTGCTCGCCTGGAACCGGTTGGCGGTCCACTTCGTCGGCGACCTCGCCACTGTGCCGACCACGGACCGGAACATGATCCGCTGGATGTTCCGCCGGCCCGACTCGGACCGGCACTGGGACGACCCCGACATGCTGCGGTTCGTACGCAGCTCGATCGCGGACCTGCGCGCCGCGTACGGGCGCTACCCGGGGGACCGGAGCATCGAGGGGCTGGTCACCGAGCTTCTCGGCACCTCGCCCCGGTTCGCTCGGTTCTGGGCCGACCACGAGGTGGAGGTCCGCCGACGGATCATGAAGCGGGTGCCGCACCCCGAGTTCGGGCCACTCGAGTTCGAGTGCCAGATGTTGCACGTCGCCGACGCCGACCAGCGGATCATCGTCTACGTGCCGGAGCCGGGCTCGCCCACCCAGGCGGTGTTCCGCCGGCTCGTCGACCGGGTCGGGCAGTCCCCCGGAGCCTGA